The nucleotide sequence TCTGAGACTGTACTCAAATGTAAACCAACTAAAAGTGCACGATTTACCCTAGAACAAGCCATGTCAATTCTGACAATGTTCTTCATAAATATCGTACTATAGTTATATAAACCGGTAGTGTCTTGACTTGAATACGGGTAGTGTCTTGACTCGTACCaaataatgtttgttttctaGAAACTCATGTTTCTGAATATTCTGATGCAGAAGTTCTGCTTGAGGCTAGACTTAAAAATCTATATGAAAATTAAAGGGGTGGGACTTTAGTTTTGAGTAGAGGTTTGTTGATGATGTCTGACAATTAATCGCACCAGTAGTCCAGTACATTACAAAGAATCAAGTCGTACAAACATGTAgctatagatatatatatcaagtcGAAAACTTCACAAAATCTTCGAGAAGTGAGCATAAACACGACAGTATTTTCCAGATTCTGAACTTTAGACAACTTTCTTGAATGGTTTCTTCAAGTCTTAAATTTGTTCCTAAGTTTAGGGATTGTTAGGTCTGCACCTCCAAACCCATCCATTACGCCTTTTGCTGACGGAAACTCACCTCTTGCAGTTAAACTACAAGCAAAAAGAATGGTAAAGAAAATGAACAAACGAACAATGCTCAACAGAAGCACCTTTCAGGCTTTTAACTGAGTAGAATAAGCAACAACAATCCAGAAAGAGACATCAGAAATCGAACATCATACCTGCTTCGCATGACTACACACGGCATGCCTATCATCTTTGCAGCAGAAACTCCAGGTTGGCTACCAGCAACAAGTATACAGTTTTTTACAGGTAATCCTATGTGTTCCGCAGCAGCACGCAATGCAACAACAATCTTTTCCAATCTGGAGAaagtagaaaagaaaatgagaagacAACACTTATCTTGTCAAGgtataaaattggaatttttggagagaagaacaaaaagtcCCACCTCTCAGATGAGGTTGTGTCAATATCAACACTTAGCTTTAGCATCGATGCAACTTCTTCTGCTATTCTCTGTTTCTCAGCAGACGCTAGTCAGACAAAACTTAAGAGGATGAGATATCTACTACAGTTACAAGGGGAGATATTAgatttaaaataagaatttgcAAATTGCCTCTGAGATCTATACCTGCTTTTTTTACTTCCTTCACTAGTTGCTCCTCTAGACTTGAAGAAACTCCTTTGCCAAGAACAAGTTGTCCATACATACTCTGTTCGACCTCATTGTCTCCAATAACCTTCACATTTGGAAGTCTTTCTTGGCCAAGCATCTCGACAATGGATCTGTTATATAATCGCATCATAAAGATAAGAAACGATCAAACTTGTTTagaaataacagaaaaaaatatctacGTAGGATTTTACTTATGTTAATGGATTGCTTTGTAGAGTCTCCTCACAAGTACTACTTTTCACCTTGCATTATCTGGTCTTTCTAATATGTGAGATAATACAATCACAAGAAGGAAACAACATGAAACCTCAAGATTCTGAAGCAATTTCCTAGGGATATTGTTGTTTCCAACACATTAAACATTTGAGAATATCACGGATTGTACTAAAATCATATGCATATGAACCCTAGCGATCTAGAAGAACTGAAATTTGTGCATTTTGAGCAGCCAGAACTAAAGACTAGTTTAACTACTTACAGGGCTACTTTGTCACCACTCTTGCAGTAGGCTGTCACGATAGCAACAGGAACTCTCTCCGTGGATGCATTATCGATAAACCTACATCTCAAAAAAGTAAGACTATGAATTTACaagtacaagaaaaaaaactctagttCTTTGTTGTAGTCTACAAGAGATATCATCAAGCATAAGCATATATCTAAGAGACTCACTCTTGGACTCCAGATTTCAGAGGTAAACTTTTCGATATTAGAAACTCATCCATTGCATTTTTCTGCCAACAAACAATTTTGGAGTTATCAAACCTTAACTTCAAAGAGAAGAGCATTGTGTTTAAATATGCATAAAACATGCAACCTTTTCTCGCAATACACTTTTTACAAAACTTGCTTTCTCACTGGTTGGCAACGACGAAGGCCAACCAATCTGAAAAGAGGTAGATAAACAagtgagaagaaagaagctgcCAGATTTTTGAAAACTGTGTGGGAACAATTCGGAAATGATGTTTAAGCAAAAAGTTGACAACATACCTGGTTGAAATACAAAAGCAACATTTTCTCTTCATCAGCAGCACCCTTTCTGGTAATAAACAACTCAACACTTTAAGACAACGAAATGCAATTGTAAAATGAACTCAAACTAAATGTATACTCATATCAAGGGTAAGAACAAACAGTTTGATTATCAACTTATAAACAGAATCTACGAAAGGGAAAGTGAGatgaatgaaaacaaagagattctTTTTCGAAGCAAACTTCAATGAACCAAAAGCCAAGCGGAAAACACAAGTCACAAACTTAGATAGCATACCTTAAGAGGTCTGAATAAACTGGTTCAGGCCAATTTGCACAATCAAGCCCAAGCTTTTGAAAAGCTAGTATTCACAATAAGAAGCNNNNNNNNNNNNNNNNNNNNNNNNNNNNNNNNNNNNNNNNNNNNNNNNNNNNNNNNNNNNNNNNNNNNNNNNNNNNNNNNNNNNNNNNNNNNNNNNNNNNNNNNNNNNNNNNNNNNNNNNNNNNNNNNNNNNNNNNNNNNNNNNNNNNNNNNNNNNNNNNNNNNNNNNNNNNNNNNNNNNNNNNNNNNNNNNNNNNNNNNNNNNNNNNNNNNNNNNNNNNNNNNNNNNNNNNNNNNNNNNNNNNNNNNNNNNNNNNNNNNNNNNNNNNNNNNNNNNNNNNNNNNNNNNNNNNNNNNNNNNNNNNNNNNNNNNNNNNNNNNNNNNNNNNNNNNNNNNNNNNNNNNNNNNNNNNNNNNNNNNNNNNNNNNNNNNNNNNNNNNNNNNNNNNNNNNNNNNNNNNTGAGCACAAAGCTCGTAGGTTATTCACTTTGTAAAATTCCTCTAAAAGAACTGGGTGATTTTAAGACGCACCTACATTGAAAGCTTGGCGATTACTGGACCATGTATCAATCATAACCCTGAAAACAAAcagaaccaaacaaaagaatcaaaagtTAACCATCACTGAACCAAAACCAAGAACTTGCTTCAAACCCCATAACAATCTCATCAGAAAGTTGGAAGCTTTTTTCATAATCGGAACTTACTTACCCATCAACTTCAAGTATAACGGCGAATTCTTCAGATGGGTTTACGTCTTCTCGGCTCGCTGATAAGCAAACCGAAGAGAATCTCTGCAATCGCAAGCATGTTCCGAGAATTTGGGGTTTTCCTGGGAAATtggaaaaagacaagaaattgCGTCTTCCAGTGTCGTGTGAGGATCGCTCGCTCAGGTAACGATTGAAAAGAGAAGTCTTTGTGGTACAAGAAAGTTTAAGAATCGAACAAGAAGCAATTTCCATGGCTACTACGTTCTGCTGATTCATACCAAAAGCGTCTCCATTGATAATGATCATTTATGCTCTTACACCATAAAGTAAAGTACCGAGCTTTTAgacttttctctctctagatactgtaaaatttttaattttcggTCCCTACGTAaagatttcaactttttttttttttgtggtaatggtttcttatctcttcttctcGCCCCTTTTGGATTGTTTGATCGAATTATGTTTCTTCACAACTTACACATTTATTCCTCTCGCTTTGTCCTCTTTTTCAATTCAATGTTACTTCTGAGATGGTATAATTGTGGGCACATAAGAACATGACTCATTCgaaaacgaataaaaaaaaataaagaaaatcttACAGATTTCAAGTACATAATTCACTTCATACCGTACAAAGGAGTCTCTTTTACATCGTATATAGCTTTAGACAGACATTGTAATAACAAAATTCTGGAGAAGCCACATAGAAGTAAAACTTAGTTGAACAATTACTGTAACAAAAGAAGTTATCAAGTATCAGGCTGACTTAACCACAATCTATACTTCCTGTGACCTGACTCTAATCTTACCATAGTAGAGGAAACTTCTTTCCCAATGAGAAAATGGAAGCAAAGTAAACTACGAAATTTGCGCACACAACAAAAAGATGGAAGTATGAAGCTGCCTAGAAGAATCAAACCGTTGCCCGGATTTAGATTAGACAGAAAATAAAAGCAGGTGATTAATGCATACTTATAAGTTCCCTAGCACGGAGTAGTTATTTAAAGGAAAACCTAATTACGCTTCTCAATATCCTTTTCGGATGATGAGTCCTTGTTCAAGCCGTTGGATAGTGCAAAAAtgccacacatatatataatcaacatAAAATACACTGAGCATTGGTTCCAACGACTGAACCGACCCATGTAGAAGTCAAGTTCACATGGTTGGGCATCAAAGTGCCAAAGGTCTTTAAAAAGACCACAAGATGGAATATAAAGAGTAGCAGTTTTAATAATCATTACCTCTCTTATGAATGGTTATTCTCTTGTGAGTGTCTTCTGTGCTCTCTATCACCATGGTGACTACTACCTCTGCTCGTCTTGTTGTGGCCTTCTTCACCATTCTCACTATTGTGGCGTCTCTTTCCTTCTGTCTGCTTTTCAGGAGGGCTTcccatttttctctttctgctATGCATCATCGGGGACACATCGTTTACCATTTCGCCTTCCTCTGTATGTTTGACTTCTCCTTTAACATCTAAAATCTCACCATGTTCTGTGCCCATGGTATCAGAGTTCTCGACCTTTGGTCTGCTCTGTACTTTCCTTTCCTTCGTCTTTTCATCCTCAACAGCTAGTTCCACATCTTCCAGTTCTCTTTCAATCAAATCATCCTCATCCATCAAATCCTTTTTCCTTGTCCTTTCACCTAGCAACTTCTTAGCTTTCTCTCGTTTAGCCTTCACCTTATCTCGAAGCAATTTCAAGTCTTTTGGCGATTGGCTGATTGGGACATCACCAGCTTCGACATTTCTAGATTTATGAACAGCACCATCATCTTGAAGCTCTCCACCCTCTCTTTCTGACTTGTCTTTCCCAGGTCCCTGAACTAAAGGTCTAGAGTTATGGGGGGCTTCTCTCGCACTGTCCTTATGGGCGGCTGGATGACTTTCAGAATGTAGgctgctttcttttgtttctctctctatctcctctTTGTTATCGACACTGACATTGACTGCCTCACCAACCCCATTATCATTGTTCTGATTCAGTACTCCTTTCGATGAACTCCCAGGATTATCAGAATTTGAATGTTCATGGGTTGAACGTACTGATGTTTGCCTAGAACCAACATGCTCATCGGTGGAAACTGCATTTCTGGAGCCTGGCCGCTGAGCTGACCCTCCACCTACACTACTTTCGACTTCGCTCCCTTGAGATGCAGGGACACGATTTTGCTCATAAAGCTCCAGCATTTGGTTGCTAACATCTGAGATATACAAAAGACGATCAATCTTGAAATCATATCCAAAAAGGGAATGGAAGTCAAACAAGGAAGCAAGAGTTTTCAAATCAATTTCATCATGTAACATACCCTCCAATTGTCGGGGAGTGACATCAAATTCTTGCCACCAGACCTTCTCTCCATCTGATGGTAACTTCACTTTAAGGAACTTGGCCGCAAGAAATATTGCACCAGCCGCAATATGGTGAGGCTTAAATTGCAGGCAGAGCGATGTCCGTAGACTGCAAGCCACTTTCATTGTATGAAGACGAAAATACAAGGCACATAGAATTATTGGAAGCTTTAGTAGGAAATAGTACTTGAACGTACCCATCATTAACAAAATTCCATGCAACTTGGGCAAGAGCATTCTGTGCAACCTTAAATTTCTTTATTGCCTCTACAAGGGGTTTATAAGGATGATGAACGTTGAGGTCAAAG is from Camelina sativa cultivar DH55 chromosome 20, Cs, whole genome shotgun sequence and encodes:
- the LOC104771719 gene encoding haloacid dehalogenase-like hydrolase domain-containing protein At3g48420, with the protein product MIIINGDAFGMNQQNVVAMEIASCSILKLSCTTKTSLFNRYLSERSSHDTGRRNFLSFSNFPGKPQILGTCLRLQRFSSVCLSASREDVNPSEEFAVILEVDGVMIDTWSSNRQAFNVAFQKLGLDCANWPEPVYSDLLRKGAADEEKMLLLYFNQIGWPSSLPTSEKASFVKSVLREKKNAMDEFLISKSLPLKSGVQEFIDNASTERVPVAIVTAYCKSGDKVALSIVEMLGQERLPNVKVIGDNEVEQSMYGQLVLGKGVSSSLEEQLVKEVKKAASAEKQRIAEEVASMLKLSVDIDTTSSERLEKIVVALRAAAEHIGLPVKNCILVAGSQPGVSAAKMIGMPCVVMRSSLTARGEFPSAKGVMDGFGGADLTIPKLRNKFKT
- the LOC104771723 gene encoding cyclin-T1-5 isoform X1 translates to MAGVLAGECSYSESGVSSHSRNSHEKQEEVSRWYFGRKEIEENSPSRLDGIDLKKETYLRKSYCTFLQDLGMRLKVPQVTIATAIIFCHRFFFRQSHAKNDRRTIATVCMFLAGKVEETPRPLKDVIFVSYEIINKKDPGASQKIKQKEVYEQQKELILNGEKIVLSTLGFDLNVHHPYKPLVEAIKKFKVAQNALAQVAWNFVNDGLRTSLCLQFKPHHIAAGAIFLAAKFLKVKLPSDGEKVWWQEFDVTPRQLEDVSNQMLELYEQNRVPASQGSEVESSVGGGSAQRPGSRNAVSTDEHVGSRQTSVRSTHEHSNSDNPGSSSKGVLNQNNDNGVGEAVNVSVDNKEEIERETKESSLHSESHPAAHKDSAREAPHNSRPLVQGPGKDKSEREGGELQDDGAVHKSRNVEAGDVPISQSPKDLKLLRDKVKAKREKAKKLLGERTRKKDLMDEDDLIERELEDVELAVEDEKTKERKVQSRPKVENSDTMGTEHGEILDVKGEVKHTEEGEMVNDVSPMMHSRKRKMGSPPEKQTEGKRRHNSENGEEGHNKTSRGSSHHGDREHRRHSQENNHS
- the LOC104771723 gene encoding cyclin-T1-5 isoform X2, with translation MFLAGKVEETPRPLKDVIFVSYEIINKKDPGASQKIKQKEVYEQQKELILNGEKIVLSTLGFDLNVHHPYKPLVEAIKKFKVAQNALAQVAWNFVNDGLRTSLCLQFKPHHIAAGAIFLAAKFLKVKLPSDGEKVWWQEFDVTPRQLEDVSNQMLELYEQNRVPASQGSEVESSVGGGSAQRPGSRNAVSTDEHVGSRQTSVRSTHEHSNSDNPGSSSKGVLNQNNDNGVGEAVNVSVDNKEEIERETKESSLHSESHPAAHKDSAREAPHNSRPLVQGPGKDKSEREGGELQDDGAVHKSRNVEAGDVPISQSPKDLKLLRDKVKAKREKAKKLLGERTRKKDLMDEDDLIERELEDVELAVEDEKTKERKVQSRPKVENSDTMGTEHGEILDVKGEVKHTEEGEMVNDVSPMMHSRKRKMGSPPEKQTEGKRRHNSENGEEGHNKTSRGSSHHGDREHRRHSQENNHS